The Trichoplusia ni isolate ovarian cell line Hi5 unplaced genomic scaffold, tn1 tig00003368, whole genome shotgun sequence genome has a segment encoding these proteins:
- the LOC113507865 gene encoding uncharacterized protein LOC113507865, which produces MEDLINYQNELLENLKNSEKNYKKSPKDRIKRPYLQTRLDLLEELRNEFKEGHKCIVMKTTDADREDAYFEKNIYEQFEEIYINYRSTLREAFQPFLEESKFQPALSQSSAASDVDVLEFKNRGIRLPNIRIPTFTGKYEEWQPFYDLFRTLIHDNGHLSRVQKLHYLKSNLSGEPEVLLRNFSITDTNYDEAWNQLIKRYNNTRFNSNAILKTLFTQKPVQLESASLIKQLVDTTSTCLKALKNMGVQTDTWDMVINYLVVSKLDAETIKLWEQQISITCNNDIPCWSELQAFLEARFRALDMIESTKIKTVQPKPIAKPKVFHSNVTSSSGGKGPEAKCALCDGEHYICSCKKFGEKALKERQEFVQTKKLCFNCLAPSHSVSKCRQSSCCRKCGLRHHTLLHFERGQYIEKPKQGETSSSGIANDKSTGVGERQTKIKHKVILCVKSCHNPNASLKEDEMLKLFWELENEPNILQKRLSKEEERCEEYYEATTTRDNEGRYVVKLPFKDHHPEGQPNGLKEIAAKRFELLEKKFAKNSKYHEEYSKVLEEYIDLNHMIEVEPKDIDNSKAVL; this is translated from the exons ATGGAGGATTTAATTAACTACCAGAATGAGTTACTGGAAAACTTGAAAAACAGCGAAAAGAATTATAAGAAGTCACCGAAAGACAGAATAAAACGTccttatttacaaacaagacTGGACTTGTTAGAAGAACTGAGGAATGAATTCAAGGAGGGTCACAAGTGTATTGTTATGAAAACTACTGATGCGGACAGAGAAGATGcttattttgagaaaaacatTTACGAGCAATTTGAAGAAATATACATCAACTATAGATCAACTTTAAGAGAAGCCTTTCAGCCGTTTTTGGAAGAATCAAAATTTCAACCCGCCTTATCTCAATCCTCCGCAGCAAGCGACGTCGACGTACTTGAGTTCAAGAATCGCGGAATAAGGTTGCCAAATATACGGATACCTACATTCACCGGGAAGTACGAGGAGTGGCAACCGTTTTACGACCTGTTCCGAACTCTAATCCATGACAATGGACATCTGTCACGAGTACAGAAGCTGCATTacctaaaaagtaatttatctgGAGAACCTGAGGTACTATTACGAAACTTTTCTATAACGGATACAAACTATGATGAAGCTTggaatcaattaataaaacgttacaataatacgAGATTTAACAGCAACGCAATTTTGAAGACTTTGTTTACGCAAAAACCTGTGCAATTGGAATCGGCTAGTTTAATCAAACAACTAGTAGACACAACTTCAACTTGTTTGAAAGCTTTGAAAAACATGGGTGTGCAGACTGATACCTGGGATATGGTAATTAACTATTTAGTTGTGTCGAAGTTGGATGCTGAAACTATAAAATTGTGGGAACAACAAATTAGTATAACCTGTAATAACGACATACCCTGTTGGTCAGAATTGCAAGCATTTCTAGAAGCGAGGTTCAGAGCTTTAGATATGATAGAgagtactaaaattaaaacagtgcAACCCAAACCAATAGCGAAACCTAAGGTTTTCCATTCAAATGTTACCAGCAGCAGCGGCGGAAAAGGGCCCGAAGCAAAATGTGCCTTGTGTGATGGTGAACATTACATCTGTTCTTGTAAAAAATTTGGAGAAAAAGCACTAAAAGAACGGCAAGAATTTGTGCAGACAAAGAAACTATGCTTCAATTGCTTGGCGCCTTCACACTCCGTGAGCAAGTGTCGACAGTCGTCGTGTTGCAGAAAATGTGGATTGCGTCATCACACTCTTCTGCATTTCGAGAGAGGACAGTACATCGAGAAACCAAAGCAAGGTGAAACTTCAAGTTCAGGTATAGCGAACGACAAATCTACAG gtgtgggagagagacaaacaaaaatcaaacataaaGTTATACTGTGCGTCAAATCATGTCACAATCCCAATGCCTCG CTGAAAGAAGATGAAATGCTTAAGTTATTTTGGGAGCTAGAGAACGAGCCAAACATCCTACAAAAAAGATTGTCAAAGGAAGAAGAAAGATGTGAAGAGTATTACGAAGCTACAACGACCAGAGACAATGAAGGAAGATATGTGGTAAAATTACCATTCAAGGACCATCACCCAGAAGGTCAACCTAATGGATTGAAGGAAATAGCTGCAAAAAGGTTTGAGTTACTAGAGAAGAAATTcgctaaaaatagtaaatatcatGAAGAATACAGCAAGGTTTTGGAAGAATACATTGATTTAAATCACATGATTGAAGTGGAGCCTAAGGATATCGATAATTCTAAAGCAGT TCTTTGA